A DNA window from Cutaneotrichosporon cavernicola HIS019 DNA, chromosome: 2 contains the following coding sequences:
- a CDS encoding uncharacterized protein (kda subunit), which produces MRAAAVLRNAAKGAATPKPMSAEPTLYHLAPTGFWKKFRDAVVVNPLISSGLPLQDRNRYPPPASRPERYATPATAASDVAFNQYYNRDVRRAYPRTSVVTQAELSALLIAAPALQAVSEGAEGVDTASSHTVLVTAANAPALTAVIEQLPTGRSFVGGGLETASREGLPPTPPGSLPGGAKWVPKRGTDIPVNPDTYFPIEGFN; this is translated from the exons atgcgcgccgccgctgtcCTCCGGAACGCCGCCAAGGGCGCGGCCACTCCCAAGCCCATGTCCGCTGAGCCTACACTCTACCACCTTGCCCCAACC ggCTTCTGGAAGAAGTTCC GCGACGCCGTGGTCGTGAACCCCCTCATCTCGTCCGGTCTCCCTCTCCAGGACCGGAACCGCtaccctcctcccgcctCGCGTCCGGAGCGCTACGCGACCCCGGCCACTGCCGCGAGCGACGTCGCCTTCAACCAGTACTACAACCGCGACGTGCGCCGCGCGTACCCGAGGACTAGCGTCGTGAcccaggccgagctcaGTGCGCTCCTCATTGCCGCGCCCGCCCTCCAGGCGGTCAGCGAAGGCGCAGAGGGCGTCGACACTGCCTCGTCCCACACGGTCCTGGTCACCGCCGCGAACGCACCGGCACTCACTGCTGTCATCGAGCAGCTGCCGACTGGTCGCTCGtttgtcggcggcggcctcgagacCGCCTCCCGCGAGGGCCTGCCGCCTACCCCGCCTGGATCGCTGCCGGGCGGTGCCAAGTGGGTCCCCAAGCGGGGGACAGACATCCCTGTCAACCCCGACACTTATTTCCCCATTGAGGGCTTTAACTAG